The following are encoded in a window of Mycolicibacterium tusciae JS617 genomic DNA:
- a CDS encoding ABC transporter ATP-binding protein, with the protein MPTITLSRITKLYPGATTRAVDDLDLTIDHGDFMCMLGPSGCGKTTTLRMIAGLEQPTAGSISVNDRVLDSVDRGVFVPPERREMGLVFQSYALWPHMTIRQNTEYGLRVRKVGRAERGRRVDEVMTVMGIDCYADRYPSQLSGGQQQRVALARMLAVNPGVMLFDEPLSNLDSRLRLEMRAELKRIHHDFGSTIVFVTHDQWEAMTLATRIAVMFEGRLQQIGTPTDIYDRPRNRFVAEFLGNPPINVVDIVDAESAPHVAAAYEFAHARTQGGGAAPGSVGFRPESIRIESRGEPVGEGLAIDATVFAVLATGGSWTIEVVADDRHLFATTSVTPTCRPGDDIRIRVAANDVHVFDTEGDCVDVSLHSARSIR; encoded by the coding sequence ATGCCCACGATTACCCTGAGTCGTATCACCAAGCTTTATCCGGGGGCGACGACGCGTGCAGTCGATGATCTGGATCTGACGATCGACCACGGTGACTTCATGTGCATGCTCGGCCCCTCCGGCTGTGGCAAGACGACAACGCTGCGGATGATCGCCGGTCTCGAACAGCCAACGGCCGGTTCGATCTCCGTCAACGACCGGGTGCTGGACTCGGTCGACCGCGGGGTGTTCGTTCCACCGGAGCGCCGCGAGATGGGTCTGGTCTTCCAAAGCTATGCATTGTGGCCGCACATGACGATCCGTCAGAACACCGAGTACGGTCTGCGCGTGCGCAAGGTCGGCCGAGCCGAGCGAGGAAGGCGCGTCGACGAGGTGATGACGGTGATGGGCATCGACTGTTACGCAGACCGCTACCCCTCGCAACTGTCGGGCGGACAACAGCAGCGGGTGGCGCTGGCCCGGATGCTGGCCGTCAACCCCGGTGTCATGCTTTTCGACGAGCCGCTCTCGAACCTCGACTCACGGCTGCGTCTCGAGATGCGGGCAGAGCTCAAGCGGATTCACCACGACTTTGGCTCCACCATCGTCTTTGTGACCCACGATCAGTGGGAGGCAATGACATTGGCCACAAGGATTGCCGTGATGTTCGAGGGTCGACTCCAACAGATCGGAACACCGACCGACATCTACGACCGCCCCCGAAACCGGTTCGTCGCCGAATTCCTCGGCAACCCTCCCATCAACGTCGTCGACATCGTCGACGCCGAATCCGCCCCCCACGTGGCAGCAGCGTACGAATTCGCCCATGCGAGAACGCAGGGCGGCGGGGCCGCACCGGGTTCAGTGGGATTTCGTCCAGAGTCGATCCGCATCGAAAGCCGCGGCGAGCCCGTCGGCGAGGGTCTGGCCATCGACGCCACCGTGTTCGCCGTACTCGCGACCGGCGGCAGCTGGACCATCGAAGTCGTCGCCGATGACCGCCACCTCTTCGCGACCACTTCCGTAACTCCGACGTGCCGGCCGGGCGACGATATCCGAATCCGGGTTGCCGCCAACGATGTTCACGTGTTCGACACCGAAGGTGATTGTGTCGACGTGAGCTTGCACTCTGCCCGCTCCATCCGCTAA